The DNA window AGGTCCTCGAGCTCCAGCGGCGCCAGACCGAGCGCGAAAAGGCATGGCAGGCGGGCGTCCAGCAGCGTGAATCGCTCAAGGCCCAGGTCGAGAGCGCCGAGCGCGCCCGCGCCCAGGCCGAAGATAGCCGCCGGGAGCGGGAGGTCGAGGTCCGGGACCTCGAGCTCCGGATCAAGGAAGCGAACCCGGACGGCACCAACAAGGGCGGAGCTACCGGGGATCTGCAGAAGGAGCTCTTCCAGCTCAAGAACAAGGAAAAGAGCCTCACCGCGGAGGCCGAACGTCTCGGACAGGAAGTCACCGAACTGAACCGGCGCTATATGGCCCTCGAGGCCCGCCTCAAGGCGCGCAGCGAATCCGGAAGCCGTGGCGGCGCGCTCGCCGCGGTGGACTTCCTGCTGTCGCAGCGGAATCTCGGGAAGGTCAAGGGGATCCGAGGAACGGTCTCCGAGCTCATCCAGTTCGACAACAAGCACCGCCTCGGGCTCGAGATTGCCGGAGGTTCTCGGTTCCACGCCCTCGTGGTCGAGACCGACGCGGTCGCGGAGGAGTGCATCCGTACCCTGCGCGCGGAGAAGCGAGGACGGGCTACCTTCCTCCCGCTCAACAAGATGCTTCCCGCCCGACCGAAGGGCAAGAGCCTGATCGTCGCCCAGTCGTCGGGGGCGGTGGGGTTCGCTATCGATCTAGTCAAGTTCGACGAGTCGCTGCGGCCGGCGATCTCCTACGTGTTCGGCGAGACGGTCGTGATGGACGATCTCGCCCACGCGCGCGCGCAGATGGGAGGCGTCCGCCTCGTCACCCTGACGGGCGATCTGATCGAGGCGACGGGGGCGATCTCGGGGGGGTACATCGACGCGGCCGGCAAGAGCATGGACAGCGCCTCCGAGCTCAAGCAGATCGGCGAGGAGCTCCGAGAGAAGAGCGGAGCCGACGCCGCCGCGCGCACCGAGATCGGCAAGGTCTCGATCCGGATCCGCGAGGTGAGCGAGGAACTCGCGAAGCGCTCGATCCGCGCCGACGCGCATCAATCTACCCGCCAGATCCTCGATAAGGAGCTCTCCGCGGCTCGCCAACGCCTACAGGAGGTGGTCGAGCAGATCCGCGCCTCTCAGAAGGAGCAGGAACACGCGAGCGAGGATCTCTCCACCCTCGAGGCGAGCGTAGCGAAGCTCGCGGAGGAGATCGCCGGCCTCAAGGCCGAGATCGCGAAGTCCCAGGAGCAGTATCTCGGACAGCTCCCCGGCGCGCTCTCCGCGCGGGTCCGACAGTGGCAGCAGGACGCTCAGGAGACGAGCGACGCCCGCGTGAAGCTGAATGGAGAGCTTCAGTCGATCCGGACGAATCTCACGGCACTCACCGAGCGTCTAGCGGCCCGGAGGAAGGAGGTCGCGACCGCGCAACAGGAGCTCGCGGCCAAGCGCAAGGAGATCGCCACGAGCGAGCACGCGCTCATCCAGTCGAAGGCGGCGCTCGACGCGATGAAGGGCGTAGAAGAACAGCAAGGAGCAACCTTCCGCGTGCAGGCCGAGAAGAAGAAGAAGCTCGAGGACGCGAGGCTCGCGGTGACTGAGTCGCTCGCGAAGGCCGAGGTGACGGTCACGAACCGACAGACGATGCTCCAGCAAGAGGAAGTCCGACTCGCTCAGGCCGAGTCGAAGCTCCGCGAAGTCCAGGAGGCCCTCAAGCAGTTCCCCGAGCCCGAGGCGAACGAGAAGCCCATCCCGGTAGAGGAGCTCAAGCGGACGCTCTCCGCCACCATCGTTCAGTTGGAAGGAATGGGTTCCGTCAACCTGCGCGCGCTCGAGGAGTATGACCAGGAGAAGACCCGCATGGACGAGTTTGACTCAGAGGCCCAGCGCCTGTCGAGCGAGAAGGGCGAATTGCTCGGCCTCGTCCAGCAGATCGAGGAGAAGAAGCGGGAGAAGATCAACGAGGTCGTCGTCCGCGTCAACACCGCGTACGTCGATATCTACCGGGAGCTCACGCGCGGCGGCGAAGGGGAGATCGTGCTCGAGAACCCCAAGGACCCGCTCGCGGGAGGTCTTCTCATCAAGGCCCGTCCGATCGGGAAGAACGTCCAGCGCCTCGAGCAGCTCTCCGGCGGCGAGAAGTCGATCGCGAGCCTGGCGTTCATCTTCGCGCTGCAGCGCTACGATCCTAGCCCGCTCTACGTATTCGACGAGATCGACATGTCGCTCGACGGGATCAACGCGGAACATGTCGGGCGGATGCTCCAGCGCGATTCGCAGCGCGCCCAGTTCATCGTGATCTCGTTGCGCAAGGTCACCCTCAAGTTCGCCCACCGGCTCTACGGAGTGACGATGCGCGGCGACGGCTGCTCGCGCGTCTACGGCATCACCCTCGAGGACATCCAGGACATCGACGAACGAGATGCCGCCCATGGCGGTGCGCCCCCCCCGATGGTCGCCCCGGCGGCCCCATGACGATCTCCGAAGGGGCCGCGATCGAGCTCGCGGCAGAGGTCAGCCCCGCGTCCCCGGTCCCCCGAGAGGCCGCCGAGAAGGTCCTCGAGTACCTCGTCTTCCACCGATCGCTGATCGGTGACCGCACGGACAACTCCCAGATCCTCGAGCGGTACCTCCGTCTGGTCCAGAACCTTCGAGAAGGGGTCCACATCGTCATCTCCGACCCCTTCCACAAGGCGACGGCGATGCTCTTCGAGCTCGTCCTCGACGAGGAGTTCGATCCGTGGGAGATCGATCTCGTCCGCTTCGTTCGGGCGTACCTCGATCGCGTGCAGTCCGAGGGAGCGATCGATTTCCCCGTCGCTGGTCGGCTCGTGTGCATGGCCTGGAACATCCTCTACCTGCAGTCGGAAGCGGTCCTGCGCTCCCGCGATACGGCCCCCGAGGCCGACACCCCTCTGGACGACGGAAGCGTCATCCCAGATCCTTCCGAGGAAGGGTACCTCGGCCTGATGCAGACGCCCGAAGCGGTCGATGTGACGAGCGCGGTCCTCCACTCGGACGCGCCGCCTCCGCTCGTGCAGATGGTCCATCATCCCGAGACGCGCCCGGTCTCGCTCCTCGAGCTCATCCGAGCGTTCGGAGAGGCCGAGATCGACGCCCGCCGCTCGATCCGACAGCAGGAACTGCGAGAGCGCCTGAGCGACGAGCAGCGCTCCCCGCCGGAGGTGCTCGTGCATGGGGATATCCCCGAGCGCGACGTGGACGATGCGTGGGTCGCCGCGAAGCGCCACCCCGTCGGCGAACCGTTCCCGTTCCTGAGCCTGTGGCGACCGACGGAGGGCCGGGAGCGCCTGGTCGCCATGTTCCTTGCGGCACTCTACCTCGCTCGCGAGCGATCGGTCGAGTTCAGCCAAGAGCAGATCCTCCGAACTCCGCTCTCTCTCGTCCGCATGACGGAGGAACGCAAGCCGCTCATCGAGGAGGCACCGTAATGCCGGCCAAGGTGGACGAGCTCGCGCTCCAGGTCGAAGCGATCCTGTTCGCGAGCGGGAAGCCGCTGAGCGTTCACGAGATCTCCGAAGCCCTCGGGATCGACGATTCTCGCTCCGTGCAGGTCGCGCTCAAGACGCTCCAGCAGACGTACGAGAACCGACAGACGGCACTCGAGCTGCGCCGGGTCGGGGATCGCTACGCGCTGCAACTGGTCGAGCGGTTCGTGACCACGGTCCAGTCCGTCACGCCCGTGGAGATGGCTCCGCGCACGCTCAAGACCCTCACGCTGATCGCCTACCACCAGCCGATCCTGCAGAGCATGCTGGTGCGGATGGTCGGGGACTCCGCCTACGAGGAGGTCCAGCGTCTGCGCGGGATGAGCCTCGTCCATACCGAGGTCAAGGGTTCCACGCTCGAACTCACCACGACACGCCGCTTCGCCGAGTACTTCGGGATCGCCTCGACCAAGCCCGAGGAGATCCGCAAGTTCTTGGAGGACAAGCTCGGCGTGAAGCCGGGGGCCGCTGCGCCGAACCCGGAAGAGCCGTCCACGACCCCACCGAGCGCCCCGGGGGCCCCGCCCGCGCCGGCCCCGGAGCTGCTGGCGGCGGGAACCACGGACGCACTGTCCGTCGCGCCGACCTCGGAAGCTCCGAACTGAGTCCAGACTACGGACCGTTCGGTTGGTCCCGCCGCAGATCGAGGATGTCGCTCAGGGACGACGGCATCGAGTGCTCGGAGTCGCGAGACGTCGCCGAAATGGACCGGTTCGTCCACGGTGCGGAACCATGCGGGATCGACCTCGATCGGGCACCGAGCCAAGGACCTAAAGGTATCCAGTATCGAACGGATCGGGGGAGATATGCCCTCGGCGCGCGGGCCACCGGACTCGGCGCGTCGCGCAGCCCTCCTCGCCCCGACCGGCAAGGTACTGGGACCGGTGGGAGCCCAGGAACCCCGCGCCGGCGAGTCACGAGAATACTCGCCAACGTCTCCCGTAGGGCTCGGTCGAAGCCGAAGTTCGCCGAGGAACGGGCAGGGATAGGCTCGCGCGTCCCGCGTCGTGGAAGATGCCGACCCTTCCAGCGCTTGCGCGTGGCCCGACTCTTGTTTCCCGGGACCCACCGATGCGAGGTCTCGGTCCCGATCCGCAGTTGTTCGTCAATCCTTTATCGCTGGGACCGTCTCCGGATTCGCGATGCCTCCTGGAACGCCGAGTGCCGAGCCATGCATCTTTTGCGACATCGTGGCGCACCGGGCACCGGCCTACCTCGTCTACGAGGACGCGGAGGCCATCGCGTTCCTCGACATCTTCCCCTTCACGCGCGGCCATCTCCTCGTGGTCCCGAGGCATCATGTGCCCCGTCTGACCGATCTAGCCCCGGAGGAGCATGCGCCCTACATCGGAGCCCTGGCCACGGTCTGTCGGCGGGCCGAACGACTTTCCCCGGATTACAATGTGACCCTGAACCAAGGCGCTGCGGCCGGCCAGATCGTCTTCCACCTTCACTTCCACGTCATCCCGCGCTACGGGGAGGCGAACCCATTCAACCCCTCCGCCCGGAAGCGCCTTTCGGAGGAGGAAGCGCGGGCCCTCGTGGCCGAGCTCTCTCCACCGTGAGGTCGAAGATGCCCGCGCGGAGCCGACCCCCCGTCGTGGCGGGGACCTTCTATCCGCGGGACGCCCGAGAGCTCCGAGAGCAGCTCGATGCCTGCTTCCTCGATCCCCGGGGCCCCGGGCGTCTCCCCGGACCGGCTTCCCGATCCGCTCGGAGCGTCCGCGCGGCGGTCGTCCCCCACGCGGGGTACATCTTCTCCGGACCGATCGCGGCCCGGGCGTACGCCGAGATCGCCGACGATCCTGCGCCCTCCACGGTGCTCGTGCTGGGGGTGGACCATCACGGAGGGGGAGGGGCCGCGCTCTCCGACGTCGCCTGGAGCACGCCCCTCGGAGACGTGGAGGTCGATCATCGGCTCGTCGAGCGGCTCGCCCACCCTCCCGTTCGGATCCATGAGCACGCGCACGATCGCGAGCACTCGATCGAGGTCCAGCTCCCGTTCCTCCAGAGGATCCTTCCGCAGGCACGCTTCGTCGCCCTCCAGGTCGAGTTCGGCCGGTTCGAGCACCTGCGAGAGATCGGCCATGTCGTCCGGGAGGCCGTCCGCGGCCGGGACATCGTTCTGCTCGCTTCGACCGACTTCTCGCACTACGTGCCGGCCGAGGACGCCGAGCGAATGGACCGGCACGCGATCGCGCCGATCCTGGCCCGGGACCCCCGACGCCTGTACGATGTGGTCGTGGGAGAGGAGATCTCGATGTGCGGGATCGCGCCGACCACGGTGATGCTCTGCGCCCTCGAGGAGGAACCGCTCGGAGCCGAGCTGCTCCGCTGGGGCCATTCGGGCGAGGCCGCTCCCATGGACGAGGTCGTCGGCTACGCCTCGATGGTCCTGCGGATCCCGTGAGAGAGCGCCCGCACGGCCGATCCAGTCCGCGGTTCGTCTCCCCTTAAATAGCGAGTTCGGGTCCGCACCCGAGCGACATGATACTTTCCGACGTCAAGATCCGCGAGGAGATCCGCCGCGGGAAGATCGTCATCCGGCCGTTCCGCCGGGAGTGCCTGGGCACGAACTCCTACGACGTCCACCTCGGTCCATGGCTCGCGGTGTACAAGGGCGGCGCCCTTGACTCTCGCCGTTCGAACGCGATCGAGGAGTTCCGCATCCCCAAGGACGGCTTCGTCCTCGTGCCCGGACAGTTGTACCTCGGGGTGACGGAGGAGTACACGGAAACCCACGGCTACGTGCCCTTCCTCGAGGGCAAGTCGAGCGTGGGGCGGCTCGGGATCGACATCCACTCTACCGCCGGGAAAGGCGACGAGGGGTTCTGCAACTACTGGACGCTCGAGATGTCGGTCAAGCTGCCCGTCCGGGTCTACGCCGGCATGCCCGTCGGTCAACTGATCTACTTCGAGATCTCCGGGCCGATCCAGCGCAGCTACTCGGCGAAGAGCTCGGCGAAGTATCGTCGAGTCTCATCGCACCCGACCCCGTCCCGGATGCATCTCAACTTCCCGCGCGCCCAGCGAGGACGGTAGCCCGCGCTATTCCGCCGAGCGCGGAGCCTGAGCCCCGTCCCGTCGTGCGAGGTAGAACGCGGGCCGTCCGGGACGAGCGCGGTCGCGTCGATGCATCGGATCGACGGCCTCGGCGTCCTCCTCGCGATGGACGGAGATGGCCTTGAATCCGAACCGTTTGACCAGGTAACCCTGGGCGGAACGCAAGACATCGACCTCGTCGATCGGGATCGGGGACGGTGGACCTTCGGAGCGCGCGAGCGGAGCGATGCGCTGAACGTACTTGGGGATCTCCGCGCGGTGGGCCACGAGCTCCGGGCGCGCGTTCGCGCGCTCCATCACCTTCCCGATGTTCGCCGTGGCTCCGCTCTCCAGGGCCTCCCGGATCCACTGTTCGGGGAGCCGCTTCCACGGGGCCGCCACGTAGAAGATCACCTCGTCCGGGATCGACTCGCTGCGGTCCAATAGCGGCCGCATCACGTTGCGGAGATCGTCCTCGACCATCGCCAGGAAGGCTTCCGCGGCCTCCGCCACCTCGGAGCGCGGGAACTCCTCCGCCGAAGGGAACCGTTCCGAGGCGACGAGGCCGGGGAAACGGCCCGCGCCGAGCTCCTCCGCGAGATGCGGCGTGAACGGGGAGAGCATTCGGATCCAGGCGTTCGCAACGCGATCGGTGGCATCGCCCGGAACGCCCCCGCGCGCGTAGTACCGCTTCAACAGGGCGGGGACCGCGACGTAGATGGCCTCGGCCGCCTCGCGGGGGCGGTTCTCCCGAAGGTGGTGGGAGGCCCGAGCGACGACGCCGTGCATCTCGGAGAAGAGCCAAGCGTCCAGCTCGGGGATCCCCGCACCGGCGCCGGCGGCCTCGCGTGCCATCCGTGCGATGTCCTCCAGGCGTCCGACCGCCGCATCGGCGAGCGTCGGATCCCACTCGAAATCGTACGACGGGAGGGCGCTGCTCGCGTGCACCAACCGTAGCGCATCCGGACCCCACTGGGCGAGCGCCTCCCGGATCGGGAGGATCCGGCCGCCCTTCGCACTGACATCCTTCTTGGAGATCTTCTCTCCAGAGGTGCCCGTCACCCAGCCGTGCACGAAGATACCGCGCGGGCCTAGCTCCGGCGGGAGGAGCTTCGCATGGGTCAGAAGAAAGGGGGGGAAGTGGACCCGCTTGTGTTCCTTCCCACCGATGTTGCAGTCGAGCGGGTACCAGTAGAGGAAGTCGGCCCGGATCTCCTGCTGCAGGCCCGCATCGAGCGTGGGCTCCCCGGGTCCCTCGCCGAGGAACACGAAGTCGAAGAAGGCGTCCGTCAGCGCGGACGGGAGGATCCCCCGCTCCCGCACGAACCGCCGAACGACGTAGTAGGCCGGATAGAACGTGGAGTCCGCGATCGGTTCGACGATCCACTCCGGATCGAACGGCAACGGCGTGCCCATCCAGCGGCCGCGTCGGGTGCACGGACGGTCGTCCATCCAATCGAGGATGGCGGGGAGGTCGTGCGCGTAGTCCTCCGGGGAGATCGCCATCGAGCGGAGCGCGGCGTGACCGAGGGCCTTCCACTCCGGGTCACTGTAGCGGATGAACCACTGGTGGGGCACCCGTCGGATCACCACGGCGTGCCCGTTCCGGCAGATGACGGGTTCGGAGAACTCCTGCAGTTCGAAGCTCTGTTTGGTCGCTCCGAGGGCGGCGGTCACTCGCTCCCGTGCGTCGCGGACCGGGACTCCGAGGTAGTCGCGGACGGTCATCGTTCCACGGGTGAGCTCGAGC is part of the Thermoplasmata archaeon genome and encodes:
- the smc gene encoding chromosome segregation protein SMC; translated protein: MHLKKLKLRNFKSFAGAVEIPFEPGYTGVAGPNGMGKSNISDGILFVLGPKSSKALRADRLTHLFFNGGASKKPATECEVSLVFDNADRLLPVESDEVEVTRYVKLAPSDPDGYYSYFYVNGKRTTQTDIDSILSHAGLSGDGYNLVQQGDVNNIVTMGPVPRRGLLERLAGIAQFDDELGRAQTKRTDLDANLDRIRTLLGEIKSRLGALESQRLEAIQYRQLEEEKHRTEARLARAGHMMAQQEFDTCQKQVETLQQEIQKLDAERSRLVYERDELVGQIDTVDREIAKAGGEVAEKFRTELGEKRLALATLQMNLDHQKEALQTLESRIQELNGLSISDEKESTRLRAEETRLAQELAEVSKRSDEISTHLAEATGGSDHSQGKLAGAKKQVLELQRRQTEREKAWQAGVQQRESLKAQVESAERARAQAEDSRREREVEVRDLELRIKEANPDGTNKGGATGDLQKELFQLKNKEKSLTAEAERLGQEVTELNRRYMALEARLKARSESGSRGGALAAVDFLLSQRNLGKVKGIRGTVSELIQFDNKHRLGLEIAGGSRFHALVVETDAVAEECIRTLRAEKRGRATFLPLNKMLPARPKGKSLIVAQSSGAVGFAIDLVKFDESLRPAISYVFGETVVMDDLAHARAQMGGVRLVTLTGDLIEATGAISGGYIDAAGKSMDSASELKQIGEELREKSGADAAARTEIGKVSIRIREVSEELAKRSIRADAHQSTRQILDKELSAARQRLQEVVEQIRASQKEQEHASEDLSTLEASVAKLAEEIAGLKAEIAKSQEQYLGQLPGALSARVRQWQQDAQETSDARVKLNGELQSIRTNLTALTERLAARRKEVATAQQELAAKRKEIATSEHALIQSKAALDAMKGVEEQQGATFRVQAEKKKKLEDARLAVTESLAKAEVTVTNRQTMLQQEEVRLAQAESKLREVQEALKQFPEPEANEKPIPVEELKRTLSATIVQLEGMGSVNLRALEEYDQEKTRMDEFDSEAQRLSSEKGELLGLVQQIEEKKREKINEVVVRVNTAYVDIYRELTRGGEGEIVLENPKDPLAGGLLIKARPIGKNVQRLEQLSGGEKSIASLAFIFALQRYDPSPLYVFDEIDMSLDGINAEHVGRMLQRDSQRAQFIVISLRKVTLKFAHRLYGVTMRGDGCSRVYGITLEDIQDIDERDAAHGGAPPPMVAPAAP
- a CDS encoding SMC-Scp complex subunit ScpB — protein: MPAKVDELALQVEAILFASGKPLSVHEISEALGIDDSRSVQVALKTLQQTYENRQTALELRRVGDRYALQLVERFVTTVQSVTPVEMAPRTLKTLTLIAYHQPILQSMLVRMVGDSAYEEVQRLRGMSLVHTEVKGSTLELTTTRRFAEYFGIASTKPEEIRKFLEDKLGVKPGAAAPNPEEPSTTPPSAPGAPPAPAPELLAAGTTDALSVAPTSEAPN
- a CDS encoding HIT domain-containing protein; this translates as MPPGTPSAEPCIFCDIVAHRAPAYLVYEDAEAIAFLDIFPFTRGHLLVVPRHHVPRLTDLAPEEHAPYIGALATVCRRAERLSPDYNVTLNQGAAAGQIVFHLHFHVIPRYGEANPFNPSARKRLSEEEARALVAELSPP
- the amrB gene encoding AmmeMemoRadiSam system protein B gives rise to the protein MPARSRPPVVAGTFYPRDARELREQLDACFLDPRGPGRLPGPASRSARSVRAAVVPHAGYIFSGPIAARAYAEIADDPAPSTVLVLGVDHHGGGGAALSDVAWSTPLGDVEVDHRLVERLAHPPVRIHEHAHDREHSIEVQLPFLQRILPQARFVALQVEFGRFEHLREIGHVVREAVRGRDIVLLASTDFSHYVPAEDAERMDRHAIAPILARDPRRLYDVVVGEEISMCGIAPTTVMLCALEEEPLGAELLRWGHSGEAAPMDEVVGYASMVLRIP
- the dcd gene encoding dCTP deaminase: MILSDVKIREEIRRGKIVIRPFRRECLGTNSYDVHLGPWLAVYKGGALDSRRSNAIEEFRIPKDGFVLVPGQLYLGVTEEYTETHGYVPFLEGKSSVGRLGIDIHSTAGKGDEGFCNYWTLEMSVKLPVRVYAGMPVGQLIYFEISGPIQRSYSAKSSAKYRRVSSHPTPSRMHLNFPRAQRGR
- a CDS encoding class I tRNA ligase family protein encodes the protein MESERAAHWQEEWQRAGLATARRDPNRAKYYAIVAYPGPSGFLHVGHLRGIVYADAFHRFHRMLGEQVFFPAGVHASGLPAVTYAQKVKDRNPTTVHELEQNGIPPADWPKLEDPEFAARFLGAQYLDVYRRVGVLVDESAYLTTVDDDYRAFIRWQFDRLRDRDALVQKTHYSAVCPVCGPVAVDPSETDLSAGGTAEIIRYTTVPFRLQDGRILLAATLRPETIYGVTNLWIPLHDPLVSWTNEGPTYLVSRAGAERLVEQHGGRIGHEIRPAELKGRSVTAPLTGVPVPVFPSSLVDSKVGTGVVMSVPAHAPADSLALSELTVKERESLRPAPVILAVPPIHELPTSERELAAGTGSPAERANRATGAKKLADAPALKEATERLYRLELTRGTMTVRDYLGVPVRDARERVTAALGATKQSFELQEFSEPVICRNGHAVVIRRVPHQWFIRYSDPEWKALGHAALRSMAISPEDYAHDLPAILDWMDDRPCTRRGRWMGTPLPFDPEWIVEPIADSTFYPAYYVVRRFVRERGILPSALTDAFFDFVFLGEGPGEPTLDAGLQQEIRADFLYWYPLDCNIGGKEHKRVHFPPFLLTHAKLLPPELGPRGIFVHGWVTGTSGEKISKKDVSAKGGRILPIREALAQWGPDALRLVHASSALPSYDFEWDPTLADAAVGRLEDIARMAREAAGAGAGIPELDAWLFSEMHGVVARASHHLRENRPREAAEAIYVAVPALLKRYYARGGVPGDATDRVANAWIRMLSPFTPHLAEELGAGRFPGLVASERFPSAEEFPRSEVAEAAEAFLAMVEDDLRNVMRPLLDRSESIPDEVIFYVAAPWKRLPEQWIREALESGATANIGKVMERANARPELVAHRAEIPKYVQRIAPLARSEGPPSPIPIDEVDVLRSAQGYLVKRFGFKAISVHREEDAEAVDPMHRRDRARPGRPAFYLARRDGAQAPRSAE